The genomic interval CAAAATTTCAATATTTTGCACGTTAGTAGTACAGAGAACGCCGCGGCCTCAGCGTTCTCTGCGGTTAATTTTTTTTAGATTATGAAAAAGGGAAACCATGGCCGAAAAATTTAAATCAGACGAGCTGATGATCATCGAATCTGCCCGGCATATCCGCGACGGGGAAACGGTTTTCGCCGGTACGGGGATGCCTTTGGTAGCGGCCATGTATGCTCAAAAATCCCATGCTCCCCATATGTGTTTTGTCATCGAGACCGGCTCCATTGCCCCCCAGGTGCTTCCTGTTCCGACCTCAGTTTCTGATCCGAAAGGCATGCACCGGGCGGCCAAGCTGGGCACCCTGCGCGAAGTTTTAGGCTGCCTGCTGCAACGGGGCATGGTGGATGTGGGGTTTCTGGGAGGCGCCCAGATTGACCAGTTTGCCAATATCAACAGCACGGTTATCGGTGATTACCAGCAACCCAAAGTCCGGTTTCCGGGAAGCGGCGGAGCCAATGACATTGCTTCCCATGCCAAGCGGATCCTAGTCATCTGCCGTCATGAGAAAAGGCGGTTTCCGGAAAAATGCGCTTACATTACCAGTCCCGGATATATCAACGGCCCCGAGGGCCGCAAAAGAGCCGGGATAAAAAACGATCATCCGGATATAACAGTTGTCACAGACTTGGCCGTCATGGCGGTCGATAAAAGTACGGGCAAACTGCAAGTCTTCAAATTAATGCCTGGGGTCAGTTTCGAGCAGGTTCAAGCAAATACAGGCTTTCCAATTACGGCAAGCCCCAATATGACCACGGTGGATTTGCCGACTGAAGAAAACCTGCGCATTTTACATCAGGAGGTAGATCCTGAGGGTGAATACCTGGGAAAGGAAGACTGAAACGTGGCCGACGGAAAAAAAATTCTTATTGCCGAAGACGTAACCGGGTCGGGCATCGACCGCCTCAAACAGAAATACCAGGTGGAATCTGACTGGGACCTATGGAAAAAAATCCCTCAGCTAAAAGATGCCCTACGGGATGCCGATGCTCTCCTTGTTCGCAATCAAACCAAAGTCAATGCCGACCTCCTTGCTCAAGCCCGGCTGTTAAAAATTATCGGGAGAGCTGGAGCGGGATACGACAACATCGACGTAGAGGCTGCCTCGCAAGTTGGAGTGGTCGTTTGTTACAGTCCGGAAGAAAATGCGGTATCCGTTGCCGAACATGTCTTCGGCCTCCTCCTCGCTCTGGCTCGAAAAATTCCGGGTGCGGATCGGTCTGTAAAAAACGGAGGCTGGGAACGGAAAAAGTACCATGGCTTTGAACTCATGGGTAAGACGCTGGGAATCCTGGGGCTGGGGAAAATTGGTTTTCGTGCGGCTCTCCGGGCGAAAGCTTTTGGCATGCGCCTCCTGGCCCACGACGCCTACCTTTCCTCAACCAGCCTTCATGTTACTGAGTCCGGAGCTACCCTCGTTGCTATGGACCAGCTCCTCGCCGAATCCGATTTCCTCAGCGTGCACCTTCCTCTCACTCTGGAAACCCGGGGTCTTCTGAACCGCCAATCCTTCAGCAAAATGAAGCCCACGGCCTTCATCATCAACACTTCCCGGGGAGAAGTTTTAGTGGAGAAAGACCTGGCCCTGGCTCTTCAGCAAGGCCAACTTGCCGGAGCCGCCTTGGATGTACGGGAAAAAGAACCCCCGGCCGCGGATAGTCCTCTCAACGGTCTCGACAATGTGATTCTGACGCCGCATACGGCCGGCCTTACCTACGAAGCCCAGGAGAAGGTTGTTGAAGCGATCGCCGAAGACGTGGACCGGGTTCTTAGCGGTCAACCGGCATTGCGTTTTGTCAACTTTGCCTTACCGAAAAAAAAGGAAAAGGACACGGATGGACGCAGAAAAAACGGATAAATATAAAAATCAAATCTGTGTTTATCGGCGTAAATCTGCGCCCTAAATATAACAAAATAAAAAAGGAAGAACGATGGCTAAAAAATATGTTTATTTCTTCGGAGCTGGAAAAGCCGGGGGAAACAGCAGGATGCGCAACCTTCTCGGTGGCAAAGGCTGTGATCTGGCGGAGATGACCAATCTGAAAATCCCGGTTCCAGCCGGCTTTACGATCACTACGGAAGTTTGTACAACCTACTCCGAAAACAAGAAGAAATACCCGTCAGGCTTGAAAGAACAGGTGAAAAAGGGATTAAGCCAGGTGGAGAAAGTGATGGGAGCCAAGTTTGGAGATCCCAAGAATCCCCTCCTCCTTTCGGTACGCTCCGGCGCCCGGGTCTCCATGCCCGGCATGAT from Deltaproteobacteria bacterium carries:
- a CDS encoding CoA-transferase, with protein sequence MAEKFKSDELMIIESARHIRDGETVFAGTGMPLVAAMYAQKSHAPHMCFVIETGSIAPQVLPVPTSVSDPKGMHRAAKLGTLREVLGCLLQRGMVDVGFLGGAQIDQFANINSTVIGDYQQPKVRFPGSGGANDIASHAKRILVICRHEKRRFPEKCAYITSPGYINGPEGRKRAGIKNDHPDITVVTDLAVMAVDKSTGKLQVFKLMPGVSFEQVQANTGFPITASPNMTTVDLPTEENLRILHQEVDPEGEYLGKED
- a CDS encoding hydroxyacid dehydrogenase produces the protein MADGKKILIAEDVTGSGIDRLKQKYQVESDWDLWKKIPQLKDALRDADALLVRNQTKVNADLLAQARLLKIIGRAGAGYDNIDVEAASQVGVVVCYSPEENAVSVAEHVFGLLLALARKIPGADRSVKNGGWERKKYHGFELMGKTLGILGLGKIGFRAALRAKAFGMRLLAHDAYLSSTSLHVTESGATLVAMDQLLAESDFLSVHLPLTLETRGLLNRQSFSKMKPTAFIINTSRGEVLVEKDLALALQQGQLAGAALDVREKEPPAADSPLNGLDNVILTPHTAGLTYEAQEKVVEAIAEDVDRVLSGQPALRFVNFALPKKKEKDTDGRRKNG